Proteins from a single region of Styela clava chromosome 1, kaStyClav1.hap1.2, whole genome shotgun sequence:
- the LOC120348572 gene encoding L-threonine ammonia-lyase-like isoform X1: MPTNMKELPVSVGPEHWRFLQKGKFSDLQNDSSNCSMDDSLDTDADPAMSDPCCDGENPVVVEGQRICDAQDQIRGGVIRTPCTKTRMSEALGSEVYFKKEFMQFTGSFKDRGALLALMNLTEEQKKRGVVTTSAGNHAQAMAFQGGKLGIPVTVVMPKTAPLVKVSSCRDLKAEVVLYGSRFDEAKAHAMKLRNERNLIYIDGYDHPDILAGQGTVGLEILEDVPDVDYVIVPVGGGGLVAGVSAAIKHVNPNVQIIGVESERCPSWHTAMENGQPIKCQQTIKGAKQSISDGLNVIRVGYNAFATAKIDRMVTVSEKYIAVAILRLLEGEKSVVEGAGAIGYAALLSGVLPEVKGKKVACILCGGNIDATVLGLVIDRALVQEGRMSRFMVVVSDRPGGLARLVAILAHMGASVKEIGHDRISLASYVYMTGITCTVETKNKAHAQEVRQRLEETYGEDLRWQQESDE, from the exons ATGCCGACCAATATGAAGGAATTGCCAGTTTCCGTCGGCCCAGAACATTGGAGATTTCTTCAAAAAGGAAAGTTTTCAGA TTTACAGAATGACTCCTCGAACTGCTCAATGGACGATAGTCTTGACACAGATGCAGATCCCGCGATGTCAGATCCTTGCTGTGACGGAGAAAACCCAGTTGTAGTTGAAGGTCAAAGAATATGCGACGCCCAAGATCAAATTAGAGGGGGCGTTATTAGGACACCATGTACG AAAACAAGAATGTCTGAAGCATTGGGATCagaagtttattttaaaaaagagtTCATGCAGTTCACGGGAAG CTTCAAAGACCGAGGAGCGCTACTAGCCTTGATGAATTTAACAGAGGAGCAGAAAAAACGAGGTGTTGTGACGACTTCAGCGGGAAATCATGCACAAGCCATGGCTTTTCAGGGTGGAAAATTGGGAATTCCAGTGACAGTAGTAATGCCTAAAACGGCACCTCTGGTCAAG GTATCAAGTTGCCGAGATTTAAAAGCAGAGGTAGTGTTGTACGGATCTAGATTTGATGAAGCAAAAGCCCACGCCATGAAATTAAGAAACGAGAGAAACCTTATATACATTGACGg ATACGACCATCCTGATATTCTTGCCGGACAAGGCACGGTAGGTCTTGAAATTTTAGAAGATGTGCCGGATGTTGATTACGTCATAGTTCCAGTAGGAGGAGGCGGTCTTGTAGCAGGGGTATCAGCAGCAATTAAACACGTAAATCCCAACGTTCAAATCATC GGTGTGGAGTCAGAACGTTGTCCAAGTTGGCACACTGCAATGGAAAACGGGCAACCAATCAAATGTCAGCAAACAATCAAAGGTGCAAAACAATCTATTTCAGACGGATTAAATGTTATAAGG gTCGGTTACAATGCATTTGCAACTGCTAAGATTGACCGTATGGTTACTGTATCGGAAAAATATATTGCTGTTGCCATATTGCGATTGTTAGAAGGAGAGAAATCTGTTGTGGAGGGGGCGGGTGCGATTGGATACGCAGCACTTCTTTCTGGCGTATTACCGGAAGTCAAAGGGAAAAA AGTAGCATGCATTTTATGTGGCGGAAACATTGACGCAACGGTGCTTGGACTTGTTATTGATCGTGCACTTGTGCAAGAGGGCAGAATGTCTAGATTCATGGTAGTAGTTAGCGACAGACCCGGTGGATTAGCTCGACTTGTAGCTATACTCGCACATATGGGAGCAAG TGTTAAAGAGATAGGCCACGACAGAATTTCTTTGGCTTCTTACGTTTATATGACTGGAATCACATGCACCGTCGAAACGAAAAACAAAGCTCATGCACAAGAAGTTCGTCAAAGACTAGAAGAAACTTATGGAGAAGATTTGAGGTGGCAGCAAGAGTCGGATGAATGA
- the LOC120348572 gene encoding L-threonine ammonia-lyase-like isoform X2, which translates to MDFKNYRRKISLFPGLQNDSSNCSMDDSLDTDADPAMSDPCCDGENPVVVEGQRICDAQDQIRGGVIRTPCTKTRMSEALGSEVYFKKEFMQFTGSFKDRGALLALMNLTEEQKKRGVVTTSAGNHAQAMAFQGGKLGIPVTVVMPKTAPLVKVSSCRDLKAEVVLYGSRFDEAKAHAMKLRNERNLIYIDGYDHPDILAGQGTVGLEILEDVPDVDYVIVPVGGGGLVAGVSAAIKHVNPNVQIIGVESERCPSWHTAMENGQPIKCQQTIKGAKQSISDGLNVIRVGYNAFATAKIDRMVTVSEKYIAVAILRLLEGEKSVVEGAGAIGYAALLSGVLPEVKGKKVACILCGGNIDATVLGLVIDRALVQEGRMSRFMVVVSDRPGGLARLVAILAHMGASVKEIGHDRISLASYVYMTGITCTVETKNKAHAQEVRQRLEETYGEDLRWQQESDE; encoded by the exons ATGGACTTCAAGAATTACAGGCGGAAGATATCTTTGTTCCCGGG TTTACAGAATGACTCCTCGAACTGCTCAATGGACGATAGTCTTGACACAGATGCAGATCCCGCGATGTCAGATCCTTGCTGTGACGGAGAAAACCCAGTTGTAGTTGAAGGTCAAAGAATATGCGACGCCCAAGATCAAATTAGAGGGGGCGTTATTAGGACACCATGTACG AAAACAAGAATGTCTGAAGCATTGGGATCagaagtttattttaaaaaagagtTCATGCAGTTCACGGGAAG CTTCAAAGACCGAGGAGCGCTACTAGCCTTGATGAATTTAACAGAGGAGCAGAAAAAACGAGGTGTTGTGACGACTTCAGCGGGAAATCATGCACAAGCCATGGCTTTTCAGGGTGGAAAATTGGGAATTCCAGTGACAGTAGTAATGCCTAAAACGGCACCTCTGGTCAAG GTATCAAGTTGCCGAGATTTAAAAGCAGAGGTAGTGTTGTACGGATCTAGATTTGATGAAGCAAAAGCCCACGCCATGAAATTAAGAAACGAGAGAAACCTTATATACATTGACGg ATACGACCATCCTGATATTCTTGCCGGACAAGGCACGGTAGGTCTTGAAATTTTAGAAGATGTGCCGGATGTTGATTACGTCATAGTTCCAGTAGGAGGAGGCGGTCTTGTAGCAGGGGTATCAGCAGCAATTAAACACGTAAATCCCAACGTTCAAATCATC GGTGTGGAGTCAGAACGTTGTCCAAGTTGGCACACTGCAATGGAAAACGGGCAACCAATCAAATGTCAGCAAACAATCAAAGGTGCAAAACAATCTATTTCAGACGGATTAAATGTTATAAGG gTCGGTTACAATGCATTTGCAACTGCTAAGATTGACCGTATGGTTACTGTATCGGAAAAATATATTGCTGTTGCCATATTGCGATTGTTAGAAGGAGAGAAATCTGTTGTGGAGGGGGCGGGTGCGATTGGATACGCAGCACTTCTTTCTGGCGTATTACCGGAAGTCAAAGGGAAAAA AGTAGCATGCATTTTATGTGGCGGAAACATTGACGCAACGGTGCTTGGACTTGTTATTGATCGTGCACTTGTGCAAGAGGGCAGAATGTCTAGATTCATGGTAGTAGTTAGCGACAGACCCGGTGGATTAGCTCGACTTGTAGCTATACTCGCACATATGGGAGCAAG TGTTAAAGAGATAGGCCACGACAGAATTTCTTTGGCTTCTTACGTTTATATGACTGGAATCACATGCACCGTCGAAACGAAAAACAAAGCTCATGCACAAGAAGTTCGTCAAAGACTAGAAGAAACTTATGGAGAAGATTTGAGGTGGCAGCAAGAGTCGGATGAATGA
- the LOC120343078 gene encoding uncharacterized protein LOC120343078 codes for MKVAVLLLTGVCLLQYAEATYGSCDTPTKPYNGYVECPDGTGHFSMCVTKCNAGHVISGPSRQMCWCRGDKCLWKGTGAKCEQTNCDMPFFDDGRVYLADSWPRGFGGVVAFNKIPNKININLGWSIVIVFDRPLGKNASISSWNTEMSTASYDGQTFTLVNVPRNEDLSAKLRYDQDLSVLFVVNYVDGELPSAAYVGLYETRISDASCVLAPQMPAIKPVSASSQNAENGIYDDTQPSSSTTVPTTTITTTKSTTTKVPMPSKTKLPKKRKRPRYRYRRPSAKAKTTQQTTTTTKSTTTPSPQITFTTTVTTLPEDGRYCILQRNPSAYVSEKSWTDRGEHSFTANAIIDSPGYLNEWSMVIVFDAAVKSIEVWASRIADSSADGLIWTFGPHAWDSRLNAGEKKINFIATTREVISGSASGKVFLCSDSFTTGDALMMRPQDGGFPTLADGNEVKSRSKRQTQGTKSGRQGKRGGNKNRGGGKTGSARCTKNAKMGIPVVNAKQTPLKFKANNDGTKYNYNELLHKSILFYEAQRSGKLPANNRVPWRGNSGLKDGCDIKEDATGGWYDAGNFIKYNFPMAFSLTTLAWGGIVFRDAYEDAGEMSHMINTIKWGTRYLIKCHISKYEFIGQVGTPAVEDKHWGRPEEMQSIRKTFKITANKPGTELAAEAAAALAASSIFLKKTDAKLSAQALKHAKELYEFADTYRGMYHIAIPVASPSYESYSGYEDELVWSAAWLYKATNNKNYLKAAEKFYQNMKGESSVEDRYVWDRKLVGAQLLLAEMTGKDTYRGPLAKFLNGLETWDTTPEGMYFLDEWGPNRYTCGAAFIALLAGKLTPHLPREQTYLKWAEEQVGMILGDTGKSYVIGFGKNYPQYSTHKAGSCPPYPQTCDWGTFNSKDDNHYIIYGAMVGGTNEDGIFDDDRENAKGNHITIDFNANFQSAIAGLKHFAMMRRGKQPGPGKQPKPPTTKSPPKTVRTKPATAAPNVPIYPQTPATTRPVTSKISTTAKPQKTRPPVSEKVRCAKRSPNGVPVVNAHQTKLNFKPNNDGTKYNYNELLHKSILFYEVQRSGELPANNRIPWRGDSALKDGCDIKSDISGGWYDAASFIKYNFPMAFSLTTLAWGGITFRDAYEDAGEMINMIDTIKWGTRYLIKCHISKYEFVGQVGNPELENESWGRPEEMPPKRKTYRITATKPGSELAGEAAAALTASSLFLKKSNPELAKLALKHAKELYEFADTYRGMYHIAIPVATKSYKSYSGYEDELVWAAAWLYKATNEDKYLKAAVKLYRNMTEETAVEDRYVWDRKLVGAQLLLAEMTGNEIYKEPVAKFLNNLETWNTTAKGMYFLDEWGPNRYTCGAAFVALLAAKLKLDLPREQAYLKWAEEQVGKILGDTGRSFVIGFGKNFPQMTTHKAGSCPPYPQTCDLKTFDSKESNYYIIYGAMVGGTDKDGVFHDNRENGRGNHITLDFNANFQSAIAGLKYFAMMNRGKNPSKLPQPQPGATKPSKVTATTTRMTPATAKPTMKPKPTVDAQQTRPPISEKVRCARGSPNGVPVKNAGQTKLNFKPNIDGTKYNYNKALHLSILFFEAQMAGRLPPGHRIPWRGDSTLKDGCEVGADVSGGWFDAGDHVKFAFPMAFSLTTLAWGGIKFRDAYEDAGELQNMINTVQHGAEWFIKAHTAKYELIGQVGNGNVDHGEWGRPETMSMRRPVYKITAKKPGSELAGEAAAALAASSILLKATHPQLSREALQHAKELYDFANKYRGTYHKSIPDAKEFYASISGYDDELIWGAAWLYKATNDNKYLLLATNHYNRIQGKYVVETRYSWDRKLCGAQALLAELTGGSDYKTPFFKMIDDLMRAKTTPQGLHFLTKWGSNRYAAGAAFMAAIAGTMNAPRKAAYQKWAQKQLDLMLGDSGQSYLIGYGKYPKRPHHRSSSCPPYPQRCDWSTFNSPKPNHYILYGALVGGPDSKGKYLDKRSLYEQTEVTTDYNACFQSAAAGVKYFAMKSRRTSSQPQRKPGPTPSKYSKPIGPKKPTSGPKKPSPRKPMKKPSPKKPIQKPPPKKPMKKSPPQKPMKKPHPQKPLKKPPPKKPVSKHESNRTKVPCRPPSSPKCQRLAQQERQRRNRQHGNG; via the exons ATGAAAGTCGCGGTGTTGTTGCTGACTGGCGTCTGCTTATTGCAATATGCAGAAGCAACATACG GCAGTTGTGATACTCCTACTAAACCATATAATGGATACGTTGAATGTCCAGATGGAACTGGCCATTTTTCCATGTGCGTAACCAAATGCAACGCAGGACATGTCATCTCCGGCCCATCCAGACAGATGTGTTGGTGTCGAGGAGATAAATGTTTGTGGAAGGGGACTGGAGCAAAATGCGAAC AAACAAATTGCGATATGCCGTTCTTTGATGATGGTCGCGTATATCTTGCCGACTCGTGGCCCAGGGGTTTTGGAGGTGTAGTGGCATTCAACAAAATTCCCAACAAAATCAATATCAACTTGGGATGGTCAATTGTTATCGTGTTCGACAGACCATTGGGAAAG AACGCTTCAATATCAAGCTGGAATACGGAAATGTCAACTGCATCATACGACGGTCAAACATTTACACTTGTCAATGTTCCCCGCAATGAAGATCTTTCTGCAAAACTGAGATATGATCAAGACCTCAGTGTTCTTTTCGTTGTAAACTACGTCGATGGAGAACTTCCTTCAGCAG CTTACGTGGGATTGTATGAAACTAGAATTAGTGATGCATCGTGTGTGCTTGCTCCACAAATGCCAGCAATCAAACCGGTAAGTGCAAGCAGTCAGAATGCGGAGAATGGAATCTATGACGATACCCAACCTTCATCATCGACAACTGTTCCCACAACAACAATAACGACAACTAAATCAACAACAACCAAGGTACCAATgccttcaaaaacaaaacttcCCAAAAAACGAAAGCGACCGCGTTATCGTTACAGGCGACCTTCAGCAAAGGCAAAAACGACAcaacaaacaacaacaacaactaaaAGCACAACTACTCCGTCGCCACAAATCACTTTTACAACTACAGTCACTACTTTGCCCGAAGATGGGCGGTATTGTATTC TTCAACGAAATCCATCAGCTTATGTCAGTGAGAAATCCTGGACGGATCGTGGTGAGCATTCATTCACTGCCAACGCGATAATCGATTCACCTGGATATCTAAATGAATGGTCTATGGTGATTGTATTCGATGCTGCAGTTAAATCCATTGAG GTATGGGCTAGTCGCATCGCTGATTCGTCCGCTGACGGATTGATATGGACGTTTGGACCTCACGCCTGGGACTCAAGATTGAATGCCGgagagaaaaaaattaatttcatcgCAACTACTAGAGAAGTTATTTCAGGATCAGCGTCGG GGAAAGTGTTTCTGTGTTCTGATTCTTTTACAACTGGTGACGCGTTAATGATGAGACCCCAAGATGGGGGATTTCCAACCCTAGCTGATGGTAATGAAGTAAAATCACGTTCAAAAAGACAAACTCAAGGCACCAAATCAGGAA GACAGGGTAAAAGAGGAGGTAATAAAAATCGAGGTGGCGGAAAAACTGGAAGCGCAAGATGCACAAAGAATGCCAAGATGGGGATACCTGTTGTGAATGCCAAGCAGACACCATTGAAGTTTAAGGCTAATAACG ATGGCACAAAATATAACTACAACGAGCTTCTTCACAAATCCATACTTTTCTACGAAGCCCAACGATCGGGTAAATTACCTGCAAATAACAGAGTTCCGTGGAGGGGAAATTCCGGTTTGAAAGATGGTTGTGATATAAAAGAAGACGCTACTGGAGGGTGGTATGATG CCGGGAACTTCATAAAGTACAACTTTCCTATGGCATTTTCTCTCACTACGCTTGCTTGGGGGGGAATCGTTTTCAGAGATGCCTACGAGGATGCAGGAGAAATGAGTCATATGATTAATACAATCAAATGGGGAACAAGATATCTGATAAAATGCCATATctcaaaatatgaatttattggCCAG GTTGGAACTCCTGCAGTTGAAGATAAACACTGGGGAAGGCCTGAAGAAATGCAATCAATAcgaaaaactttcaaaattacTGCAAATAAACCAGGGACAGAACTTGCTGCGGAAGCTGCTGCTGCTTTGGCCGCCTCTTctatttttttgaagaaaacaGACGCGAAACTTTCTGCACAAGCATTAAAACACGCGAAAGAACTTTATGAATTTGCTGATACTTACAG GGGAATGTACCACATTGCGATACCCGTAGCGAGTCCATCATACGAGTCATATTCTGGATATGAAGACGAACTAGTCTGGTCAGCTGCATGGCTATACAAAGcaacaaacaacaaaaattatCTGAAAGCAGCTGAAAAATTTTACCAAAATATGAAGGGCGAATCCTCGGTGGAAGATCGATATGTTTGGGATCGAAAACTTGTTGGAGCGCAG CTTCTACTTGCGGAAATGACAGGAAAAGACACTTACAGGGGGCCACTAGCAAAATTTCTCAATGGTCTTGAAACGTGGGATACGACACCGGAAGGAATGTACTTTCTTGATGAATGGGGACCAAATCGTTATACAT gcgGGGCCGCATTCATTGCTTTATTGGCTGGTAAGTTGACGCCTCATCTACCAAGGGAACAGACATATTTGAAGTGGGCTGAGGAACAAGTTGGGATGATTCTTGGCGACACAGGAAAAAGCTACGTCATTGGTTTCGGGAAGAACTATCCACAGTATTCGACACATAAGGCTGG CTCGTGCCCTCCCTATCCCCAGACATGCGACTGGGGAACATTCAACTCTAAAGACGATAATCACTACATTATATATGGCGCAATGGTCGGAGGTACAAATGAAGACGGGATCTTTGACGATGACCGAGAAAATGCTAAGGGAAATCATATAACTATCGACTTCAATGCTAACTTCCAATCTGCCATTGCAG GTTTGAAACACTTTGCTATGATGCGAAGAGGAAAGCAGCCTGGGCCTGGCAAACAACCGAAACCTCCAACTACGAAGTCTCCCCCTAAAACCG TAAGAACTAAACCTGCTACCGCTGCACCAAACGTTCCGATATATCCACAAACCCCTGCAACTACCAGACCAGTCACATCAAAGATTTCAACAACTGCGAAGCCTCAAAAGACGAGACCGCCAGTTTCGGAAAAAGTTCGTTGTGCAAAAAGATCACCCAATGGAGTTCCGGTTGTAAATGCTCACCAAACTAAATTGAACTTCAAGCCAAACAATG ATGGCACAAAATACAACTACAATGAGCTTCTTCACAAATCCATACTTTTCTACGAAGTACAAAGATCTGGTGAATTGCCTGCAAATAACAGGATTCCGTGGAGAGGCGATTCTGCGCTTAAAGATGGTTGTGATATAAAATCTGACATATCTGGAGGATGGTATGATG CTGCAAGTTTCATAAAGTACAATTTCCCTATGGCATTTTCTCTCACTACGCTTGCTTGGGGAGGAATCACTTTCAGAGATGCCTATGAGGATGCAGGAGAAATGATTAATATGATTGATACAATCAAATGGGGAACAAGATATCTGATAAAATGTCATATCTCAAAATATGAATTCGTTGGCCAG GTTGGAAATCCTGAGCTTGAGAATGAAAGTTGGGGGAGACCCGAAGAAATGCCACCCAAACGAAAAACGTACAGGATTACTGCCACTAAACCTGGCAGTGAACTAGCTGGCGAAGCTGCAGCGGCACTGACCGCATCTTCTTTGTTTCTGAAGAAGTCGAACCCTGAACTTGCAAAACTAGCTCTAAAACACGCAAAGGAACTTTATGAATTCGCGGACACTTACAG GGGAATGTATCATATTGCAATTCCTGTTGCAACCAAATCATATAAATCATATTCTGGATACGAGGATGAACTGGTGTGGGCTGCCGCATGGCTGTATAAAGCGACAAACGAAGACAAATATTTAAAAGCTGCAGTAAAACTCTATCGAAATATGACAGAAGAGACTGCGGTAGAAGACCGATACGTGTGGGATCGTAAACTTGTTGGAGCTCAG CTTCTTCTCGCTGAAATGACGGGTAACGAAATATACAAAGAGCCAGTGGCAAAATTCCTTAACAACCTCGAAACATGGAATACCACAGCAAAAGGAATGTACTTTCTTGACGAATGGGGACCAAATCGTTACACAT GCGGTGCTGCGTTTGTTGCTTTACTGGCTGCTAAATTGAAGCTTGATTTACCAAGAGAACAAGCATATTTGAAATGGGCAGAGGAACAAGTAGGAAAGATACTTGGCGACACGGGCAGAAGCTTCGTTATTGGATTCGGAAAGAACTTTCCACAGATGACAACACATAAAGCTGG TTCGTGCCCTCCATATCCACAAACTTGCGACTTGAAAACATTCGACTCTAAAGAAAGCAATTATTACATCATTTATGGCGCTATGGTGGGAGGTACAGACAAAGATGGTGTCTTCCACGATAATCGTGAAAATGGTAGAGGAAATCATATAACTCTTGATTTCAACGCTAACTTTCAATCTGCGATTGCAG GgttgaaatattttgcaatgaTGAATAGAGGAAAGAATCCCAGTAAACTACCGCAACCACAACCAGGGGCGACAAAACCTTCCAAAGTAACAG CAACGACCACACGAATGACTCCAGCTACTGCTAAACCAACAATGAAACCGAAGCCAACTGTGGACGCTCAACAAACGAGGCCACCAATTTCCGAAAAAGTTCGATGTGCTAGAGGGTCGCCAAACGGAGTACCTGTGAAAAATGCTGGGCAAACTAAACTGAATTTTAAACCGAACATTG ATGGAACCAAGTACAACTACAATAAAGCACTGCATTTGTCCATTCTTTTCTTCGAAGCTCAAATGGCAGGTCGCCTTCCACCCGGCCACCGCATTCCGTGGCGTGGCGATTCAACGTTGAAAGATGGATGCGAGGTCGGAGCTGACGTATCTGGCGGATGGTTTGATG CTGGTGATCATGTAAAGTTCGCATTTCCAATGGCCTTTTCGCTTACAACATTGGCTTGGGGTGGAATAAAATTTCGTGACGCTTATGAAGACGCTGGTGAACTCCAGAATATGATAAACACAGTACAACATGGAGCGGAATGGTTCATAAAAGCACATACTGCAAAGTACGAACTTATTGGCCAA GTTGGTAACGGCAATGTAGATCACGGTGAATGGGGAAGACCAGAAACAATGAGCATGCGAAGACCAGTATATAAGATTACTGCTAAAAAGCCAGGCTCGGAACTTGCTGGGGAAGCTGCGGCAGCACTGGCCGCCTCTTCCATACTTTTGAAAGCTACGCATCCGCAGCTCTCTAGAGAAGCATTGCAGCATGCAAAAGAACTCTACGATTTTGCGAATAAATACAG GGGAACATACCACAAATCAATCCCAGATGCTAAAGAATTTTATGCTTCGATTTCGGGGTATGATGACGAATTGATATGGGGGGCTGCATGGTTGTACAAAGCAACCAACGACAACAAGTATTTGCTTCTCGCAACAAACCATTATAATAGAATTCAAGGGAAATATGTAGTTGAAACGAGATATTCCTGGGATAGGAAGTTATGTGGAGCGCAG GCTCTTTTGGCGGAATTAACGGGCGGTTCAGATTATAAAACGCCATTCTTCAAAATGATTGATGATTTGATGAGAGCAAAAACGACACCTCAAGGCTTACACTTCTTGACAAAATGGGGTTCAAACAGATACGCCG CTGGAGCAGCATTTATGGCGGCAATAGCAGGAACGATGAATGCGCCACGAAAAGCTGCTTATCAAAAGTGGGCTCAGAAGCAATTAGATCTTATGCTGGGTGATTCGGGACAGAGTTACCTAATTGGATATGGGAAATATCCTAAAAGACCGCACCATAGATCTAG TTCCTGTCCTCCTTATCCCCAACGATGCGATTGGTCAACATTTAATTCTCCAAAACCAAATCATTATATCTTATATGGTGCACTGGTCGGGGGACCTGATTCCAAGGGAAAGTACCTTGACAAACGATCTCTTTATGAACAAACAGAAGTCACAACGGACTATAATGCATGCTTCCAGAGTGCTGCAGCAG GTGTGAAGTACTTTGCGATGAAATCAAGAAGAACATCTTCACAACCACAGAGAAAACCTGGACCAACTCCGAGCAAATATAGCAAACCCATTGGTCCAAAGAAACCAACATCTGGCCCGAAAAAGCCGTCTCCTAGAAAGCCAATGAAAAAACCATCTCCGAAGAAGCCGATACAAAAGCCACCTCCGAAGAAGCCGATGAAAAAGTCACCTCCGCAGAAGCCGATGAAAAAGCCACATCCGCAGAAGCCACTGAAAAAGCCACCTCCTAAGAAGCCTGTTTCCAAACATGAATCTAATCGTACAAAAGTTCCCTGTAGACCACCATCTAGTCCAAAATGTCAACGATTAGCTCAACAGGAAAGGCAAAGAAGAAATAGACAACATGGCAACGGTTAG